The segment TGTAGGGCTTTTTGTAATGGCTGTGCACAAGTCATGGAGCAAATGCTGCACAATGACAGATTTCAGCTTCAGAACTCAGAGGCATAAGAAAAACTGCTGCAAtttctggaaaataaattttcctaATACCATGTCCCTAGAATAATAACCTACTTATTCAATATGCAGAAAGTTTTCAGGAGTTCTCTGCTATTTTAACTGTGAAACTTAAATACCTTCATTGCTCGGATAAATCGTGCTTGCAAGCGTCTTCCCAAAACCAGCAGGCTGTCTATAACTGAAGGAAGAAACTTCCTGGAAAATTCCTCAGGATCTTCTTCCACCTCTAGCCCTACACAACAACGACTGAAATggagtaaaacaaaaaaaaaaacaaaacaaaacaaaacaaaacaaaaaaaaaaaaagaaaagaaaaaaaggaaaaaaagtcaacCTGAATAGTCAGAGGCCTGTTTTAACAACTTTGAATGAATGTCACATCATCAGAGCAATGCTTCAGTGGCAGGGGACAATTCCCCCCAAACAACAGCTCACTGCTGTGACTGGCTCCAAGGTGGCTGCCTCCAGGGAAGAGCAACCACTCACAGGCTGGAGACCATATTACTATTCATTATGGCATTTTTCACTTAAAAACATATCCAACATTCTCCTTCAGCTTCCTAGAATCTGTTCAGGCTTGCTCCATATTCTAGGGAAGGGCTCTGATGGTcataaagaagaagaaaaaaaaggcaaaatagaaaggtagaaaaaaaatgATAAAGGAAGCCCGATGATGAAGGGTTGCACATTTGGCAgtaaaaatatgtataaaaatatacCACAAAACCTTCAGTGAGCCTGTCTACAATTTTTCTCAAACTGAGAAGGCATGTGGGCTAGAAATCAGTTCCTCAGATCTCAGCTCTCTTATTTTACTCACCGCAACACGTCGGTTGTTTCTGGAAGACTTTTTACAAGAAACTGCATGTTTTACAACTGGTAAGTTGTTTCAATTCTGCACTTGGCACTGATACCAGTGCAACAAAAGACTCTTCTTGACTTTTCATGAATTTTGCTTTCTGATATCTTATCTAGGCTATATTACCTATTTGGAGATGCACATACATAAAGCTGTCTACCAAAGCCCTTGGAAAACAAATTCTAGGCATGAAGCTGAGAATCATCTAGCTACAAAAAGACGTTTTTAGAGctaaaataaatttcagtatTCTCTGCAACTGAGACAGCTTTTAGGGGATGATTTAAGTGTCACTCTACTCTGGTGATAACTCTTGCATCCCttactgaaattcctcacatTAAAAATTCATACTGCAGATATGGCATAAATAAGAGATGGTCACATAATTACTTCATGCCTTCGAATTTTACTCCTTAGTTAAGCCAAAACTAAAATTgaggaaaatttaaaatgtattatttttccTGACATTTAAAACTGAGATTGGATCACTGGGGGGTTGAGTTTAAAGTTTTCTTATTTACAACACCATTCTCACAATATCCCTATATCAGGCTATCTAGTCTGTATGAACTGTGTCATctattatatttaaaaatgtaaatagatACTTCAAATGggtatattaaataaatatttaaatagagTCAAGCCAAGAAGTGCATCAATCACGCTGAAGATCTTTGAAAGACAAAATCTaagcaaacaaaataacaatttttaaatAACTACAATTCAAAATTATATAATTACTGGGTAAAAATTGTTGCACTGATGAGTACTGTCCACAAAAAAAGGTAAAGCCAACACAAACCCTGTTCCCACCATATAGTTCCCCCAGTTCAGTGGAACACAATGCAAATGAATTAAACAGGACCAATTAGGCTATGCCTGACCCCTCTGCTCTCGACTGCTTCCCTGCACTTTAACCCTGGCCTTTCCTGAACAACAAGCCTTGTTCTGGATGGGAGCCAATGTATtacagcttgaaaagaaaaagagcaagatgaaaggacagaaagaaaactggaagaaaacttcttagctttttttttttcttttaccttaGTATCTCTGCTAGCTGGGCAGCAGTAGCCCAGGCTCCAGGCAGCTGAGAGTGGTCTTGCTTAAGGACCAGCAAGCAGTACTGAGTAAGACCATAATCGTACATATCTTGCTTAATTTTATTTGATTCTTCACATCCTAAGGAAGGACTGCTTAAAATTCCTGTGGGAAGAAAGCAGGAGAGAGACAAAGAGAAACATAAGATTCTGATGTGCaggagtttttttctttctctaaaatGTAAGAAGAGTATATGTACACAGAACCAGGATCCAGGATTAAAGAAACTGTAAAAGTGCTAACAACAGcattaaatattttgtcagcAATTTCTGCTGTTACAGCTACAACTCATTTGTAAGATTATATGACAATTAGGAAGGATAGCTAAACTTAGGTTCCCATTTTCTCTCTACATATTTAGTAGCAAAACATACATTACCTGGGATATGAACCATTTGTATGAATTTCCTAGGCTAGATAAAACCACAACCACTGGGAAACATATAGCTTCCTTATAATTACATCCCAATTTAGAACAGGACCTGACTTGTTTCAACCATTCCTATGAGCAGTGGCTGTAGAGCAGAAGGAAAGCTCATGATCTTGTTTCTATGTTaagattttaaaactgaatATGGACAACCACCCTGgctctctgcccaaagagcacTGGGAGAAAAGATTTGACCAAGTGTAAGATCCTTGTCTGTATCAGCAGGGAAAGGGCCCACATTATCAGCGTGAcagctgaaaagcagaaaaaaattctgtccATTTGCTCCTCAGCTCCCCCTCCTTATTCTTGCCAAGTCAAACGACActcaggaaaagctgctgtatCAACCTTCCTTACACAGTTTCAGAAAAACCTTCTGTATTTAAGGAGGTAGACGGGAGAAGGACTGGCCACAGTTCACCAGCTCATCATTTTATTTTAGGAACGGCACTAATTACCCTTtaacttcagcagcagcacggggATGTCCTGTTCTCTGCTCTCAGTGATCTGAGCGGCCAAGGCCAGGACCTGGGGGTCCGTGGCTGCCATGGGGAACGGCCAGAAGCGCACACCACCATCGATCCCAGCCTCTCTCCTTTTTACAAGGCGCGGGTTCCTCACGCCACTACTTCATCCcggctcctgcagcaccagcgGGAGCCCCGGGCTGCAGGACTGCCCCTGGCAAAGGAAACAAACATGGAGGCAGCCCCACTCGCGCCCCCTCCCGAGGCCGCGGGCCGCCGGACCGGCTCTGCCGCCAGGCCGCACCTCCGGCCGGGCAGCCTGAGCGCGGCCCCACGGGGCGGGCAGCAGGAGCGGCCTCACCTCACCCAGGGCCGGGGAAAGGGCAGAGGGAGCGGTGCCCTCTCCCACCGGCGTCACTGtccccgggagcggcggcgccgGTGCCGCGAGGCTCCCCGGCCGCGGGGCGCCCTCGGGGCGCTCTGAGGGGACCCGCGCGCACCGCCGAGCGCGCTCACCGCCGCGCGGGGGCTCCCCGAACTgcggggggagggaggggggattGGAACGCCGAGCCCGCCGTCTCCAACGCGACGGCTCCCCCAGGCCCCCCTCCCCTCACAGCTGTGTGGTCGCGGCCTCTCTCCGCCAACCAGCGCTCTCCCCTGCGGGAGGAGGGTGCATTTGCATATCCGCGTGCGGGCCGGCGCCTCCGCCACCCCACTGGCGGAAATCTACGTGGGGACGCGCTCGCTGGCCAATCCAGCCCGCGGGAGGCGGGGCTCTGCCCGCCGCGGCCTATCGCAGCCCGCGTGGGCGGGGCCCGCCGGCCGGGCGGCGTGAGGGATGCTCGgtgcgggcggcggcggcggccccggggcccgCCATGGTGTGAGGCGCCGCCGCGATGAACGGAGCGGTCCCGTCGCTCTACGACCCCAAGGCGCGGGTGCTAAAGCTGGGGGAGAGCTTCGAGAAGCAGCCGCGCTGCGCTTTCCACACCGTCCGCTGTGAGTGCTGGGCTTGGGGCAGCTCTCGGGGGCTGCGGGGGTCGGGGAGGGGTTCGGCGGCCCCCGGTCCCCGCAGCTCCCGGAGGGCGGGGGTGGCCGCGGCCGCTCTCGGTGGCTGCCTCTGTCCCGGGGTGCTGGGCCGCAGCTGGGCGCTGGGTGCCGCGCGGTGCTGCTCCGGGGTTTCGGGAGCGGGCAGGTTTCAGTCGGTGCTGGGAGCACGTACGGCCATTGTATCCTAGCGCTGCCCCTCGCTATCCGCTGGGCACCAACTTCGCTTTTTATGCCTTTTCCGTAGCGTCTCCCTGCGGTTCTGCTGGAAACAGAGCTAAGCTGAGCCTGTGGCTCTGCCTTCTTTCCTTGCGCTCGGTTTTTAGAAGTTCCGTGTAATTCAGCAACCAAAGGTTAAAGGCAGGCGGTGTTAATCACGGAGCCAGTACGCCCTCCCTGAGTACATAATTACTATCTAGAGAGGTGTGTGCTCAAAGATTCTGAGGGTAGCTAGGAAACAAATGCTCCCAGGATTATAGTCCTTGGTAATTTAGGACTGCAGCTTCTGGTTTTGTTGTCTGGTTATTTATATATAGACTGATATCTCCAAGATTCAGAGAACGTATGTCCTCTGGAGAGTGCCCGGTGTGCAAGATGGATAATGTGCTCTCTGTGAGCAAAGGGAATGGCACTTAGATTGTAGAAGCAGAGgcgagggggaaaaaaagttataaATGGATTTAAACAAATGCTGCTATTCGAAATTTACCCCAATTTTAAAGAGGACTAACAACCCCGTCTGGTACCTCCTACCCTTAGAGTTTCATGCTGACTCTTGTAATGTGATGATTTATTCTGAAATCTGTTTTGaaatctcttttcctttccaacAAATGAGACATAGAAACTGGCATGTTCATCAGTTCTATCAAATGTACATGCAGAAGAAATACCCTCCAACACCTGACTTTTTTAAACAGTTGAGTAAAAGGGAAAACAGCTGTTGGTTAGAAGTTAAGACTGGAAGTATCAATATCCTCATTTTCTCAGTTATTAACAGCCAGTGGCCATATATAAAAGTAAATATTCTCTGGTTTGATGAGAGACTTTGGAACGGTTGTGTGCTTGTTCCTGGAGGACGACATTTAGGGCTTAGCAGGGGCTGTCACCTGTGTCTGAGCTGCGAGCCTGCTGCACACAcggccctgcccagcagctcccgcAGCCTGGCTTTCCTGCCCGGGTGGTGTCCTGGCTGCAGCCGTGCTTCCCAGCCGTGGTCTGTGCCGCCTGGCCCGTGGCTGCGGGCCGAGCTGGGagctccccagctgcaggaatgcCGCAGTCAGTGACCAGCAGTGTGAGTGGGGCAGGCAGCGAGGCAGGGCAGCGGCATCCCGGGCTGCGAGACTGGCCCCGCCGTACCTGGAGCCGCGGGCCCAACCCCACAGGTGTTATCACAGGCCTTGAAGAACCTCCTGATGCTATCCTGTCTCCCTGAATCGGCACAGGCAGAGTTCTGGCTGTAGCCCTTCCCAATATATTTGGAGATAATACTTTGTAGGTAATGATATGTGACAGAGATGCCGTGCTGATGCCAGAACATTGCTCGTTTGCAATGTCTCAGAGTTGTGAAAAGGACCAGAAATCAATACCCTCTTTTGCTCAAAACTTATTTTAACAAGCCCTTTAGAtgctgaaaaaaccaaaatgtaaATCAATGTTAAATTGGGAAGGAATTTCACTTTCAACAGAAATAACTATACTGAAACACCAAGTTTTTGTCAGGTTCTGACGTGCTTGTTACAGTAAAGTTAGAAACAGAGAAATGTATATTGAGGCTTGATGTTCTTTGCATTTTCAGTCACTTGTCTGCATCTCCCATGTTTGGGATCAGCATTTTCAAGAACtatttattgatttttctgAAAGTAATTATATGAGAATATACCTTTTGAAATATAACATAGCTTGTTTGGCTTCCTTATTCATTAAAACCTAAGggtatttttctaattttaaccTAAAGATTTAAACACTTATAATGAATCCTGAGAAAAGCAGCTTGACTTTGAATTCTATTGACTTATGGAATGATCTGCTCAGGGGAGTGCTAGATGATACACTAGCAAAAAAGGTTTTTACTTAATAGCCTCCAACTGCAATTAAGTGGTGCCTGCATTTATAAGATTCCTGAAAAGCCTGTAAATAATctcatttgtttttatatttagaTGACTTTAAGCCTGCATCTATTGATATGTCCTGTGAAGGAGACCTTGAAGTTGGCAAAGGTGAACAGGTGACAATAACGCTGCCAAATATTGAGGTGAGTTGATGTGGCTGAAGAGTGGCGGGCTTAAAAGAATGATTTATGTTGTTGTCCTAAGTATATACCCTGACTGTGGAAGGGTGTAAAGTTTtactgctgcttcagagctgcCTGAGTGATTTTTAGAGTAGAAAATCGCTCTGAGAATGTAAGATTACAAAAGACCCAAAGGTTAAACAGCTGCACTGTAGCTTTAAGTGTATTTGCTGCACTGGAAATATGCTGTAGGATGACCCAGAAGTGTTGCGTACACAGAAAAGCTTCATGTGTATGTTGGCAGTGCAAGTTTCCCCTTGGTATTTATTGCTCTAGTGCAGTTCTAAAGCAGGAAAGACTGGAAAGGGAAAATTTACTACCTGCCATGCTTTACTGCTCTGCTGATATGGGAACTGAAACCCCTTTTGGTGAGAGGAGTCCTAGAGAGAAATAAGGAAATATTGGGAAATAAACATTTGATCAGTTTCAAACTAAGCTAAGTGTGTAGAATCCAATTCTAGTCAAACACCAGCTGCTTTTGGACATGGCTACTCTGAATCTAATTTGAATTAACCAATGGCATTTTTAATGGCTAGAAATGACCACTTGTAGTGAACTTGTCACCACTGTTTCTAAGACAAACAACTACAGGAGTAACACTTACTGGACTTCTGATTTAATAGGGCTCAACTCCACCAGTGACTGTGTTCAAGGGCTCAAAGAAGCCTTACCTAAAAGAATGTATCTTAATTATCAACCATGACACTGGAGAATGTCGCCTAGAGAAACTTAGTAGCAACATCACTGTGAAAAAAACCAGGTGGGTGATTTACAGGGGAAGCAACTGTGCTTTGCTCATTTTGAAAATCAATGTTAATGAGTCTAAATTGAGATCTATAACTACATATCACTATTTTTAGGAAAACATAATTTTAGAAAGTACCTGGTCTTGCTCAAAAGAGTGAAAAGCCTGCTTTCTTAGCAAACTGACTTCACATCTTTTGAGTCATGACTGCAGAAGAcatcaaaatgtatttttttgttaaCCAAAACATGTCATATTATTGAAAGAAATAGTAACTATTTTCTAAACCAGAAAATAGTttagaggaaggaaaaaaagatctgTTTGGCTATTCGTTTGCCTACTGTCTTCTGGCTTGTAAatgaggaaattaaaaaaaaaagagaattttgtgACTCACTAAATTGTAGTGGGTTGTTTTTCTCACACCaagttttttaatatttttctgctgttgAGTCCATCTGAGTAACTTCCAGAAGAATTATTATTAAGTGATCCTGGGTAGCAAGatacaaaaacaaatcaacTGACAAAATATTATAAAGTTAATAGTacttataaaaaataatttaaaacacatATACAATATTAATAGTACAACATTAATATATTATGTGTATTAGTATAATAACTTACCTAAGAATCAAATGCTGCTATTTAGAAAGGCATGAGAAATAATTCCATGGTACCATATCCCCTGTGTTCTTGCCTTTTTCCTTGCATCTTGCCTTCTAGTAATTAAAAGTCTTTCCCTTTTACACACAGAGCTGAAGGAAGTAGTAAAGTCCAGTCTCGCATtgagcagcaacagcagcaaatgCGAAATGCAACAAAGGTTCCAAACAATGTTAAAAACTCTCCATCAAAGGAAAAAACGTTTCCATCTTCTCCTATGGATGATATTGAACGGGGTAAGCTCCACTGGAACAAGTTTCAGAGATTTTGCTGTTAACAAGCAATTAGTTTTTAAGAGCTTTTTGCGTGTgtatgttgtttttattttgttttgtgttgaGTTTCATACTAGAAGCTGATTATGTAAGCAACTACACTCTGATATGGAAATGACCACTCTGGCTCAAGTGGGTAAAAAAGCAGTATTTGTAGCTTGCTACAGTAAAAAAACACAGCTGAACCATTAGGCTTAATAATGCCAAGGGTCCTGCTGCTGTCTCCTTGATTCTGTCTTCCACTGCTACTTTAATCACGTATATGCTTGGTTGTATTGTGGTACTGGAACTAAGTCACTTCCATTTTGAcattgctgctttttctttctgtgcacTCAGCAAATATGTTCCAGTACTTTACAACTCAACACACACTTTAAATTACCAGATAGAGCCTTATGGAAGATGAGGCTCCAATGAAAAAGACAGCTAAAAACTTGCATAAATCAACCCTTGAGCAGTGCTGTGTATTGTTTCCTTGAGAGATTCTGGTTTGATGTGACACTCATATTTCACTTAATAGGAGGCCTTATTTCCTTTGGGAGGACAAGGAAGATGGCAGGTGGTAATTACTTGCTACAGAAATGCTGACAGGTGGCAGTTTCATTGACTGGAACTGACATCTGCTTCCTAAGTTGTTCTGAATTCctttaaacagaattttttttagatGCATCATTATGAAGATggtttttgtttccattttggTTTTAAGCTCTGACCAGCAATCTATATTGCAGGACAGTACTAGAATTCATCTAAGGTTCCAAAGAGGAAGGACAGCTTGAacagatgaaataaaattatgccTTTTTTGGGTGGTCTGTTCTTTTGGGGGAAGCAGTGGTATCAAACACTGAAAGAGTGACTTCCAATGTACCAAACTCTTGTGTAGTGCCAGTCCAATTTTGAGTACtatttaaaatgctgaaaaaattaaaaggatgGTAGAGATATTATCAAATCATCTAGTCCATCCTTCTGTCCTAAAGTCAGATTTCTG is part of the Passer domesticus isolate bPasDom1 chromosome 10, bPasDom1.hap1, whole genome shotgun sequence genome and harbors:
- the EAF2 gene encoding ELL-associated factor 2, coding for MNGAVPSLYDPKARVLKLGESFEKQPRCAFHTVRYDFKPASIDMSCEGDLEVGKGEQVTITLPNIEGSTPPVTVFKGSKKPYLKECILIINHDTGECRLEKLSSNITVKKTRAEGSSKVQSRIEQQQQQMRNATKVPNNVKNSPSKEKTFPSSPMDDIERELKAEASIMDQLSSSDSSSDSKSSSSSSSSSENSSSDSEDEEMKPSLPMSMPYLQPQPTVSAIPQQAVPDKDASHNRSQESSGHMMNTLRNDLQLSESGSDSDD